A section of the candidate division KSB1 bacterium genome encodes:
- a CDS encoding MotA/TolQ/ExbB proton channel family protein, producing the protein MTLFDIVLKGGVLMIPIVLCSIIAVAILIERLVTLRKIRIKSGTFVLQIKYLLLRKDIDGAMALCKKTPGPIAGITKAGLEKISRPRQEIKEAIESAGRREIYFLEKYLGVLGTIAAIAPLLGFLGTVTGMIRAFMQVQVHGGNVDASVLAGGIWEALITTAAGLSVGIPALIFYNWLQGKVERFVFEMSETSTELMDLLLEPKEAADGLPDNA; encoded by the coding sequence ATGACGCTCTTCGACATCGTGCTCAAGGGTGGGGTGCTGATGATCCCCATCGTGCTCTGCTCCATCATCGCTGTGGCTATTCTCATCGAGCGGCTGGTGACGCTGCGCAAGATTCGCATCAAGAGCGGCACTTTTGTGCTGCAGATCAAATACCTGCTCCTGCGCAAGGACATCGACGGGGCCATGGCCTTGTGCAAGAAGACGCCTGGGCCCATTGCCGGCATCACCAAAGCTGGTCTGGAAAAGATCAGCCGGCCACGGCAGGAGATCAAGGAGGCAATCGAGAGTGCTGGCCGGCGGGAAATATACTTCCTGGAAAAGTATCTAGGCGTGTTGGGCACCATCGCTGCCATCGCGCCGCTGCTTGGGTTTTTGGGCACGGTGACCGGCATGATTCGCGCCTTTATGCAGGTGCAGGTGCACGGCGGCAATGTGGACGCCAGCGTCTTGGCGGGAGGCATCTGGGAGGCGCTCATCACCACCGCCGCAGGCCTGAGCGTGGGCATACCGGCGCTCATCTTCTACAATTGGCTGCAGGGCAAAGTAGAACGTTTCGTGTTCGAGATGTCCGAAACTTCTACAGAGCTGATGGACCTTCTGCTTGAGCCAAAGGAGGCAGCAGATGGACTTCCGGACAACGCGTAA
- a CDS encoding biopolymer transporter ExbD, with amino-acid sequence MDFRTTRKPMVVFSAISFTDIVLLLLIFFLLSSSYVVQPGIKVRLPKAVSGQVDQSNRIFLTVTRDERIFLNTRQVSLAQLGGELRKLLDQGASKVVVIRADKDLSLERAIQIVDIAKLAGGEQFLIATQPGM; translated from the coding sequence ATGGACTTCCGGACAACGCGTAAGCCCATGGTGGTCTTTTCCGCCATCTCGTTCACGGACATCGTGCTGCTTCTGCTCATCTTCTTCCTGCTTTCCTCCTCCTACGTGGTGCAGCCGGGGATCAAGGTGCGCTTGCCCAAGGCCGTGAGCGGGCAGGTAGACCAATCCAATCGCATCTTTCTGACGGTGACGCGCGACGAGCGCATCTTCCTGAACACCCGCCAGGTATCGCTGGCGCAACTCGGCGGGGAGCTCAGGAAGTTGCTCGACCAAGGTGCCAGCAAAGTCGTGGTCATCCGTGCCGACAAGGACTTGAGCCTGGAGCGCGCCATCCAGATTGTGGACATTGCCAAGTTAGCAGGTGGCGAGCAGTTCTTGATCGCCACGCAACCGGGGATGTGA
- a CDS encoding TonB-dependent receptor produces MRHRRTPSRVTAPGGVLTWIIAWALLGTGPDTALRAQSQKEVPPVLPFVPPDSARTAGERPQWELPEVLVYGRDTSLRLPGQKLAIGGKPAIAYRPQEQRETIPSTMVSAAPQELLAESGPQARSLLLRAEGGSYWTANVAALYRGARRRMNYGADISFRRSDGAVENGQYAILDLGGRVTYPFSPRGAVHAHVDINQAGYGLAGATPPDTARALKAERHASAVSLGTGLELGLGDRGQLTVAYEYATLRSSDDTLGVRLSRVSDGLHRLDTRVVFPFGSIELLANISYLSEGYRPQGARGTQQSSLVQAEWGVAGEVLARGHAYLGLGFHGVSSAAGGQSSALSIAGRFWIAPSPRLGLTVEFRRGYDCSTLMERRAENPYHAPHLLLQPVLTKFALAVGAEWRVASQLVLEARVGRSWMKDQWYWQRDPASGLFTVGVVPDVKMNHAALVVRGEPAANLSIEARYALYSDSFRLAQVPGAADLPYLAHRRVPLSAAYRLGERTRLQLRSDLMSSRTADLVRQAKLKPYALLSCAVTHQLNRRVSLFVQGENLTNRSYERWQGYPEMGLTIQAGGFATW; encoded by the coding sequence ATGAGGCATAGGAGAACCCCCTCAAGGGTGACGGCCCCAGGCGGCGTGTTGACATGGATCATTGCCTGGGCGCTCCTGGGCACGGGTCCAGACACCGCCTTGCGGGCACAGAGCCAAAAAGAGGTGCCGCCCGTGCTTCCCTTTGTCCCGCCTGACTCCGCGCGCACAGCGGGAGAACGCCCCCAGTGGGAACTCCCGGAGGTGCTGGTCTACGGGAGGGACACAAGTCTGCGGCTGCCCGGCCAGAAGTTGGCGATAGGGGGAAAGCCTGCGATTGCCTATCGACCCCAGGAACAGCGCGAAACTATTCCGTCCACCATGGTTTCGGCGGCGCCCCAGGAGCTTCTCGCCGAAAGCGGGCCACAGGCCAGGTCGCTGCTCCTGCGGGCCGAGGGCGGGAGCTACTGGACGGCAAATGTTGCGGCCCTGTATCGCGGCGCGCGACGCCGGATGAACTATGGCGCCGATATCTCGTTCCGCCGCAGCGACGGCGCGGTAGAGAATGGCCAGTATGCCATCTTGGACCTGGGGGGAAGGGTCACCTACCCCTTCTCTCCGCGCGGAGCTGTGCACGCTCACGTGGACATCAATCAGGCCGGCTATGGGCTTGCAGGAGCCACCCCACCCGACACGGCCAGGGCACTGAAGGCAGAACGCCATGCCTCGGCTGTTAGCCTGGGCACCGGCCTTGAGCTTGGCCTTGGAGACCGCGGCCAGCTCACCGTGGCCTATGAATATGCGACGTTACGGAGCAGCGACGACACACTGGGCGTACGACTGAGCCGTGTCAGCGATGGTCTGCATCGCCTGGACACCCGGGTGGTCTTTCCGTTTGGGAGCATCGAGCTGCTGGCGAACATCAGTTACCTGAGCGAAGGGTATCGACCGCAGGGGGCAAGGGGCACGCAGCAGAGCTCGTTGGTTCAAGCCGAGTGGGGGGTGGCTGGCGAGGTGTTGGCGCGTGGGCACGCCTACTTGGGGCTTGGCTTTCACGGCGTCTCCTCTGCAGCAGGAGGACAGTCATCGGCGCTGAGCATCGCGGGGCGCTTTTGGATAGCGCCCTCTCCACGGCTGGGTCTCACAGTCGAGTTTCGCCGTGGCTATGACTGTTCTACCCTCATGGAGCGCCGCGCTGAGAACCCTTACCATGCCCCCCATCTGCTCTTGCAGCCGGTGCTCACCAAATTCGCGCTGGCCGTCGGGGCCGAATGGCGGGTGGCCTCCCAGCTGGTGCTGGAGGCACGCGTGGGTCGTTCCTGGATGAAGGACCAATGGTACTGGCAACGCGATCCTGCCAGCGGCTTGTTCACCGTGGGCGTTGTTCCAGATGTGAAGATGAACCACGCCGCCCTGGTCGTGCGGGGAGAACCAGCGGCCAATTTGAGCATCGAGGCTCGTTATGCGCTGTACAGCGATTCATTCCGCTTGGCGCAAGTGCCTGGAGCAGCGGATCTCCCCTACCTTGCTCATCGCCGCGTGCCCCTCAGCGCGGCTTACCGTTTGGGCGAGCGCACGCGCCTCCAGCTGCGCAGTGACCTGATGAGCAGCCGAACGGCGGATTTGGTGCGCCAGGCCAAACTCAAACCCTATGCTCTGCTGAGCTGCGCGGTGACTCACCAGCTCAACAGGCGCGTTTCCCTCTTTGTGCAGGGAGAAAACCTTACTAACCGCAGCTACGAGCGATGGCAAGGCTACCCCGAGATGGGGCTGACCATTCAGGCAGGGGGATTTGCGACATGGTAA